A region from the Vicia villosa cultivar HV-30 ecotype Madison, WI linkage group LG3, Vvil1.0, whole genome shotgun sequence genome encodes:
- the LOC131658078 gene encoding uncharacterized protein LOC131658078, with amino-acid sequence MWRILGISSSVVKLQKIVGNMQWFKAQTHVENENSSVPLISWSPPVEGSLKCNVDAGFNTRRGTTNRGWCFRDHLGSFLCGGTAWDFGSFSIMEAEALAIKEAILSAIDLHMENLVFESDSQRTIQAILSDRHGVSDFSLIVSSIRNLLFYFPNFEVKFVKHQANSVTHSLAKAADSWTRRSWFNVLPPCIATLLINDMS; translated from the exons ATGTGGAGGATTCTTGGCATATCTTCTTCGGTTGTGAAGTTACAAAAAATTGTTGGCAACATGCAG TGGTTTAAGGCCCAAACCCATGTGGAGAATGAGAATTCTTCCGTTCCTTTGATTAGCTGGAGCCCTCCGGTGGAAGGGAGTTTGAAATGCAATGTTGATGCGGGTTTTAATACCCGTAGAGGTACTACGAATCGAGGTTGGTGCTTTCGAGACCATTTGGGTTCTTTCCTGTGTGGAGGAACGGCTTGGGATTTTGGCTCTTTCTCTATTATGGAAGCGGAAGCTTTAGCTATTAAAGAGGCTATCCTTAGTGCTATTGATCTACATATGGAGAATCTTGTTTTTGAAAGTGATTCCCAAAGAACTATTCAAGCTATTCTCTCAGATCGTCACGGTGTGTCCGATTTTAGTCTTATTGTTTCTTCTATTCgtaatttacttttttattttcctAACTTTGAGGTGAAGTTTGTGAAACATCAAGCGAACTCGGTGACTCATTCCTTAGCTAAGGCGGCCGATTCTTGGACTAGGCGTAGTTGGTTTAATGTATTACCTCCTTGTATTGCTACTTTGTTGATTAATGATATGAGTTGA
- the LOC131655770 gene encoding probable glucan 1,3-beta-glucosidase A: MELVFTKWACTFLLCFCLVTSRVYSVEGLLGDSKVRGVNLGGWLVIEGWIKPSLFDGIANGDLLDGTEVQFKSVTLQKYVSADDGGGMNVTVDRDAPSSWETFRLWRVSQSEFQFRTAQGQFLTCDGGGCTVSATAKSPSTSETFEVQRNEKNRIHIKIKNGPYLQVTTGNQLTANYHGAPGWDDNSATFEITIVSNNLHGDYQLANGYGHDSAEDVLRRHRNSFITIEDFKFLYEHGINTVRIPVGWWIAFDPDPPSPFIGGSLEALDNAFSWAQEYDIKCIIDLHAAPGSQNGMEHSASRDGFTGWPTSPDYISKSLHVIEFLISRYAKHPALLGIELLNEPSAGTVSLDILVSYYKQGYQIVRKYSSSAYVIVCQRIGNADPLELYQANIGSTNLVLDLHFYNLFDAFFVNMSARDNIQYIYKSREDMLQAFNNSNGPLVFIGEWVNEWNVASGSQTDYLEFGKAQLDVYNAVSFGWCYWTIKNDREHWDFEWNIRKNYLQFGNSPRKQNIYTLGLFGLAFTWFCLQFL, translated from the exons ATGGAACTTGTTTTTACCAAATGGGCATGCACATTTTTACTGTGTTTTTGTCTCGTCACTTCTAGAGTATATTCAG TGGAGGGGTTACTTGGAGATTCTAAAGTTAGAGGAGTGAACTTAGGTGGGTGGCTGGTTATTGAAGGTTGGATTAAACCCTCATTGTTTGATGGCATTGCCAATGGAGACTTGCTT GATGGGACAGAGGTGCAGTTTAAGTCAGTGACATTACAGAAATATGTATCTGCAGACGATGGGGGAGGAATGAATGTGACAGTTGATAGGGATGCTCCATCTTCATGGGAAACATTCAGG TTGTGGAGAGTATCACAATCAGAATTTCAATTCCGTACCGCACAAGGCCAATTCCTTACATGTGATGGTGGAGGCTGCACTGTCTCTGCAACAGCAAAATCGCCTTCAACATCAGAGACATTTGAAGTTCAGCGAAACGAGAAAAATAGGATTCACATCAAAATAAAGAACGGGCCCTATCTGCAG GTTACAACTGGAAATCAGCTCACAGCAAACTATCATGGGGCACCGGGATGGGATGATAATTCAGCCACATTTGAAATAACAATTGTATCAAATAACCTTCATGGAGATTATCAGCTAGCAAATGGTTATGGACATGATAGCGCAGAAGATGTTCTTAGG AGACATAGAAATAGCTTTATTACAATAGAGGATTTCAAATTTCTATATGAACATGGAATAAATACGGTGAGGATTCCGGTTGGGTGGTGGATTGCTTTTGATCCTGATCCTCCAAGTCCATTTATTGGAGGAAGTCTTGAAGCTCTAGATAATGCATTTTCATGGGCACA AGAATATGATATAAAATGCATAATTGACCTTCACGCTGCTCCTGGTTCACAAAATGGGATGGAACATAGTGCAAGCAGGGATGGATTTACAGGATGGCCAACTTCTCCTGATTACATTTCAAAGTCATTACATGTTATCGAGTTTTTAATTTCTCG ATATGCGAAGCATCCTGCCTTGCTTGGAATTGAACTTTTGAATGAACCATCCGCTGGCACAGTTTCGTTAGATATTTTAGTTTCCTACTACAAGCAAGGGTATCAAATTGTTCGTAAATACTCGTCGTCGGCTTATGTGATAGTGTGCCAGCGAATTGGCAACGCAGATCCTTTGGAGCTTTATCAAGCCAACATAGGATCCACCAATTTAGTTTTGGATTTGCATTTCTACAACCTTTTTGACGCATTCTTTGTTAATATGAGTGCCCGGGATAATATACAATACATATACAAAAGTAGGGAAGATATGTTGCAGGCCTTCAACAATTCAAACGGCCCACTAGTTTTTATAG GAGAGTGGGTGAATGAGTGGAATGTGGCGAGCGGATCCCAAACAGATTATCTGGAGTTTGGAAAGGCACAGTTAGATGTGTATAATGCAGTGTCGTTTGGTTGGTGTTATTGGACTATAAAGAATGATAGGGAGCACTGGGATTTTGAATGGAACATTAGGAAAAACTATCTTCAATTTG GTAACTCCCCCAGAAAACAAAACATATACACTCTGGGATTGTTTGGATTGGCTTTCACCTGGTTTTGTCTTCAATTTTTGTGA
- the LOC131655771 gene encoding protein MIZU-KUSSEI 1-like — translation MAYITKLDVGTTMTSVDCQKQVRSWRLLRSLIQLLIPTCNCTLVEQEQEQNYNNNSINRHKKYPSSSHSLIPSTTITGTIFGYRKGKVSFCIQSSPNSTNPILLLELAIPTSVLAKEMRGGTLRIVLESVTSGSCSNSNNLFSTPLWIMYCNGRKVGYAVKRKPSRSDIEALSLMRCVSVGTGVINGKEGCKEDDQLMFLRANFQRVSGSSKNECESFHLIDPEGSIGQELSIFFFQSR, via the coding sequence ATGGCCTACATCACCAAGCTTGATGTTGGCACCACCATGACCTCAGTAGATTGCCAGAAACAAGTTCGTTCATGGAGGCTACTACGCTCACTCATTCAACTACTAATCCCCACTTGCAACTGCACCTTAgtagaacaagaacaagaacaaaactacAACAACAATTCAATAAACCGTCACAAAAAATATCCATCATCATCACATTCACTCATTCCCTCTACAACAATCACCGGCACAATCTTCGGATACCGTAAAGGAAAAGTAAGTTTCTGCATCCAATCCAGCCCCAACTCCACCAACCCAATTCTTCTCCTAGAACTAGCTATCCCAACAAGTGTCTTAGCAAAGGAAATGAGAGGAGGAACTCTAAGAATTGTGCTTGAAAGTGTCACTTCAGGCTCTTGCAGTAACAGTAACAATCTGTTTTCAACTCCTCTTTGGATTATGTACTGTAATGGACGAAAAGTTGGGTATGCTGTTAAGCGTAAGCCTTCGAGAAGTGACATCGAAGCATTGAGTTTGATGCGTTGCGTTTCTGTGGGTACTGGTGTGATAAACGGAAAGGAGGGTTGTAAAGAAGATGATCAGCTTATGTTTCTTAGAGCTAACTTTCAAAGGGTTAGTGGTTCATCTAAAAATGAGTGTGAATCTTTTCATTTGATTGATCCTGAAGGAAGCATTGGCCAAGAACTTagtattttcttttttcaatCAAGGTGA